The following DNA comes from Anastrepha obliqua isolate idAnaObli1 chromosome 1, idAnaObli1_1.0, whole genome shotgun sequence.
GGAGATTACTCAATGTCTGGCTAGCGAACACCTGCAACAGTTAACTTATCTCAGAGAGGAGATCAAAATCTCAACGAAGAGTCATTGCCATTAATGACTTGCTCTTCTCCGTTTTGTTATATCATCACGGCCTCAATACTGTGGGCAATTTGTTATTTTGGGCTAGTGAAatgtttagttgttgttgttgtaacagcataaacattctctacatattttttgggaatgctgctgggtggccgccgtagccgaatgggttggtgcgtgactaccattcggaattcacagagagaacgttggttcgaatctcggtgaaacagcaaaattaagaaaaacatttttctaatagcggtcgcccctcgcaggcaatggcaaacctccgagtgtatttcttccatgaagaagctcctcataaaaatatctgccgttcggagtcggcttgaaactgtaggtccctccatttgtggaacaacatcaaaacgcacaccacaaataggaggaggagctcggccaaacacccaaaaagggtgtacgcgccaattatatatatatacatatgccggagtgacagtccttgatcGGATATAAATACGGGTCGTTCCGTAGAACCGACTGAATGTTTAGcactatttttgtttatttcattaataattataatatttatttaaaaaattcttcagCCTGATTTCTGAATAAATTTCCCtgcagattttttattttgcgcacgTTAGATCGACttagaaagtaaatatttactccgatagccatgAGGCAATTAGGGCCCCATGCTCAATAGCGGCGCATTCGAAACTGATCAGGGAATAACTGGATTTACTTTCGAtcgcatccgaattctttgacatggGCAACCATTCTAGCCGTACCTAGATTAGATAGACATAACAGCAGCACAATTTACATAAGGACAACCCtaatgcaaatattataaatataccaaaatgtaaactgtttaacttttttattattcgttGTTATTTTCGTTCACACATTtagtttatttctattttttatttgttttatttgccaTCGCAAATCCCGTAAACTAATTAAGCATTTGAAGTCAGCTGCTCACCGCCATATTTTGCTGGTTCTAATTATATTTGAGCGGTTCTATTTAATCATTTTATACTCATACCTcatacttttttgcttttcctATATCTACTTTCTTTGTTATGGTTATTCTCGTATTTCATAATTGCTGCTGAAACACTACTTAAGTACTGTATGACTGTATGGGTGTATTATAGGCGCATTTTTCTATTTCGGGAGCGATAATACTGGCAGCTATTTCACGAGTGCGTCAGAGATTAATGAATTTAAGTTGCGTGTTTGCGATTACAATATCCAGTAGGTTCACGTTAAAAAAGCCTATTTATATGTTACGCGTGCTGGAGCGGCAGGGGAATGTCCGACGTCCTGCCTGTGTTTATGTTGTTCACTATGGGGAGTGAATtcttaaattctttatttttatttttatattttttttttttttttgaataagagAATACTTAGAACTAATATCGAAATTGTTGTATCAAGTTCTTCTTAGAGAGAAATTTGCAGAATTGGTATGGAAATGGAGATATCATAAGATTTGTGCCATAAGTATTTGAAAAGCCCTGTATGGTTCTTTCAAACTCTTTCTGAAGAACAAAAACCTTTTCTCTTTCTTGGAAAAATTAGCattaaactgaaataatttaatCAACACCAGAAACACTTCCTTCAAAGATAAAGAGTCGGCCATGAGCTAATTTAAAattgctataaaaaataaaaaaaatattgctttactGAAAATAATTAATCTTTCAATTAACCATAAGTATTAAGATTGTGCAGATTTAAGATTTAACAAAAGAAACATAACTTTGCTGTGATGCAGTTATAGATGAAATGTTTGAAAGACAATCAAAATGgcgaaaatttataaacaaaaatgaaaagttagCTTAGGTTAAtgtaaaaaagataaaagaaagaaGTTATTTATAAACCAAAAGCTTTTAACGAAAATCTACAATTACGTCAACATCACAGCTGATCCCGTTAACGTATCTGAGAGCCGATTAGCGGTACCCTTATATGCGCAACCTTCTGTATTCTCTCACTTATGCCAATCAATTGTGAGCCTCATTCAAATGGCTGCCTCGTGCAGCCCTATAGAAGCCCATTCCCACAACCCAATTTTGCAGCACATTCCCTATGCCTTTGGCcccatttccaaaaaaagctcgaaaatgtttttaattgcaCCTTGCAAGCaaaagtcttcttcttcttgattggcgcgatagccgcttaaATGATTTTTACCGAGTTTAATAAGGCgcatcagtcgtttctttctcgtgctaaccggggcCAGTtcgatacaccaagtgaagccaaatccttcttcgcctgatctttccaacacagaagaggccttcttcctctgctatcaccagctggtatcgcatcgaatgctttcagagccggagcgtttgtttccaatcggacgatatgacccagccaacgaagccgctggatctttattcgttagCGTTACtcgccgttgctaacgtgcaaaggtcctaAAATCTTTCGCAGCATATTTCCCTTAAACACCCCAAGGAACGcctcatcgaatgttgtcatcgtccaagtttctgcgccatatgtactataggacggacatgatgtgagccttataaagtgttagttttgttctttgagaaaggactttactacGCAATTTCCTACTTAGTCCAAGTAAAAGTATAATGGTGTCAAATTGTAGTTCTGCGCATGTCGTATGACATCATCAAAGTGGCAGATGAGACGATTATCGATCTAGTTAGGAAATGGATCGATTGTTAGGCGACTTGTGAAACCACGCTATCTTGGTGAAATCAGAGCTCGCTATAAAAAATATGGTTCActaagtattattttattaaaaattatttattatcgaATCTGTatccgccgcagccgaatggattTCTGCGTAACTATCACTCGGGAGAGCCCGGACTCGAAATCCAACGTGAGCATGAACCACCTaatgaaaggttttttctaaagcCTTTGGCGAGATGCGTAGTATAGAGAGATGTAGTTCTTCAAATAGAGAGCCTAGAAATTTTACTCTTGTGTGCTACTTCCCCATAGCCTAATGGGTTGGTACGtcactatcattcggaagtgtCGAGGGTCGAATCTCCGGTCATGAAATGCCCTTGGCtaacaatagcaaacctccaactgtatttctgtcatgaaaaagcgcctcatgCTAAGCCATCAACCATTCCaggtcgacttaaaactgtaggtgcctctatttgtggaacaatatcaagacgcacgcctcaAATAGTCAACATTTCTGGGTCTTCTGCGATCCTGGCCGCTACATTAGAGGCCAACTTTTCTTCTACTACTTCGGACCAATCTCTGTTTTGTTGGAGGCTTAAGGTGCAGCAGTGTGTATTCACGCTTTAATAACTTTTCCACGCTGCGACGAATTGCGGACACACAGTCGGTCTAATGATGACCGACCTGATTACGAAATTCACGTTGCGTTCAACTGAGCCGAAATTTCGATAATATTTCTTCATCATTTCCACGAGTTCGATAAGCGTGGCAGATGGATGTAACATTAAAATGGAAATACTAACGTTGCTACTTGGTCactcttttttctttctttcgatttaaaaattaattttgttattatgaCCACACAAAATAAATTCCGGAGAAATTCCAATATATAtactgaatattttattttatattaaaatattgtttctTCCCTCTGTAGGGCGCAGAAATGACAAAACCGATTGACAAGAAATTCTACAAAGGCACTAATCCAAGTTGCCACGACTTCAATGCGACATCAGCCACACCAACTGGTGCGCCGCTACTCGTAGGTTTCACCACAGGGCAAATTCAGCTCGTCTCACCACAGCTAGGACCTCGCGAACTACGGAAGCTATACAATGAAGAAGTATTTAACAAACAACATCATTTTCAATTAAACCTTAAATACAAACTGACCATTGTTTTACATTTGTCTTTAGCGGCTCATTGATAAGACCAAAGTGACATGTTTAAAATGGTTGCCGAATTCACCGAACTTATTTCTGGCATCGCACGCTTCGGGCAATCTGTATTTATACAACGAGGACCTCCCCTGCACGCCGACTGCGCCCAACTATCAGCCCTTCAAGATGGGCGATGGCTACACAATACTCACCTGCAAATCGAAATCGACGCGTAATCCCCTCTATAAGTGGATATTCAACACAGAGAATTGTTGCATTAACGAGTTTTGCTTTTCGCCATGTGGCTCCAATTTGGCTATCGTATCGCAGGATGGTTTTCTACGTGTTTTTCACTACGACACCATGGAGCTGCTCGGCATTGCGCGTTCCTACTTTGGCGGCTTTTTATGTGTCTGTTGGTCGCCAGATGGTAAATACATTGTGGTGGGCGGTGAAGATGACCTGGTGACGGTGTGGTCGTTGCACGAGCGCCGTGTGGTAGCACGCGGACAAGGCCATCGGTCGTGGGTGTCTGTGGTGGCATTCGATCCCTACACCACATCGTATACCAACTGGGATGGCGGTGACTTTTCAGACGACGAAAATCAAATGAATGAATATGGCGTTGGACGTGAGGCACGTTTCTCTGCCGATTCAACTGGCAATGGGTTTGACTTCCCCATCGGTGCGAGCGGTGTTGCGCATGATAAAAATTCTACACCAAATCATTCCCGACAACGGCCTCATTCAGCATCCTTTCGTTCAGACGCGTCGTCATCGGCGGCGTTAGCACCGGATAAACTGGCCATTAGCTACCGTCTTGGTTCCGTCAGTCAGGATACACAGATTTGCCTGTGGGACATAACGGAAGATGTGCTGCGTCATCCATTGTCGCTGCGTCAGCGAGTCAATAGCGTAAATTTGAATGACACTAGTTATATGAACGGCGGTATAGATGCGGACGGCATCAAAGTGATACGGCCAATAGCCATAGGTAATATATCGGGCACATTTCCGCCATCACAGCATGCCAGCAGTCCAACGaaagaaactgtaggtcctgAGAACAATAGCAACAGCAGCTCAAGTAAATTCTCAACAGCGAACTGCACCATATCATCACAATCGTCGAATGCCAACACACCACCGGATGAGGCAGGTCCAGCCGGCGCCGGCGCCAATGCGaatagcaacagcagcaaagCGAACAACTCAAATAAGGCGAACGCAACAGGTAATTCTATAAAATTTGCCAACTGCATTAGTGCCACCAAATCGGACTCAATTGAAGGCAACACCAAGGGCAgcgcatcgaccttctccacgTCCGGCTACAACAGCAAGAACTCAAACAGTTCCACCAAGTCTTCAGACTCGAGCGTATCCGCGTTCAACAGTCTCACGCAGCGCCTATCGAATTTCAGTTTTCTGAGCAATTCCGAAAAGAAGACCACCTCAATCTCCGGTTCCTTCGATGCATCGCAAATTGCGGCGACGCATCGCACACATCGCAAGGGCATGAGCCTGCTCAAGTCCAACAACCAAACCAACAGCAATCATAACCACCAACCATACGGTGCGGCTAGCAGCAGCACGTCAACCGGCGGCGCCACGGATCTCTGTAGCAGCGGGGGCGGTGGCGCAATTGTGGGCAATAGCAGCAGCACGACAGCGCATAGCTTCGGCTCACTTAAACTGGGTAAATCAACGACACATTCACACAGCTCATCGCTGAGTGCAGCCTCAAATGCGGTGGTGACGTCCTACGATCCCATGAAACTGATCGGCACACCTTCGTGTCCGCGTTTCGATGAATGCCCACTACTAGAGCCACTTATATGCAAGAAAATCGCGCACGAACGACTCTCGGCTCTGATATTTCGAGAAGATTGTTTTCTAACAGCGTGCCAGGATGGCTTCGTCTACACATGGGCGCGACCCGGTTATGCCACCGTAAGTCtgttggaattaaaaatttataatgaaaACTTTCATGTGTTTCTCTTTGTGTCTGTgtttttgcagcaaaatatACCGCAGCATTTATCGCCAAGTCAAGCGGCGCCTCCAGGTGGCACGGTAATATAGttcgataaaataaatataaacaactaCGAACAGAATCGGATGAAGTGCAGCCGCCGCAGATCGTTGGAAGCGCCGGaatgaattttcataataaatcgaAAAGCTGCGTATACAACAAATTGATCAGTGGGTAAATAGAAGCTGATGCAGTAAATGAGTGAAATGAATGCAGGAAAATTACACTTGCGAAACacataaacaaaattcatatGAACAGATACAAgagaaaaaacataaacaaaaacaaaaacaaaagcaaaaaaaataaagcgccATTTAAAATGACGCTGAATGAAAActataaaactattttcaaatattccacTGTAATtagcataaatatatacaagcaAAGTATGTAAAACAATACtattatgcatataaatatattaaatatttttagtaatgaTTAAGTCAacttgttaaaagtaaaaaaaggaaagaaacaacaaaacaggaatacaaaaacaaataatacatttatttaatatgcAATAGAGTAGTCGAAACGCATTGCAAACAAGAGAAaaccacaaaaacaataaaaaaacaacaccaaACAACCAACGGcagcaatacaaaaaaagaaaaatcaaacaaaaaatcgtaACAAATCCGATCGAGCAGTTCAGAGAAGCATTAGAGCACTAGGAAATCTCCGGCGCATACTCTCTTGTGCACACAttcgtatgtgtgcatatgtctATAGATTTGAGACGTTAGTAAAGTAAACTTTGTTATCTTGTTTGTATGAAAATTGCTATGAAACTGAAACTTGAAAagctatataaaaataaaatcatagtaaaaatttattatagtgCACATAATAGATTTCACAAGTAATTACAAGCCGCATACACAACCATACACATTAAATAAGCGCTTACATTTGAAGGCAAATTCATGAAAATATGAAGATAAAATTTCGCGAATCAAATAGACAAATAGAGGCAGACAAATAAGTGCGAAAAATTTCGGTTGACTACATAAGTGTACATACACCATGATACAGCCATGGGCACATAAATAGCGCgctgaatttttggaaacaaaaataattttttatttgtttatttttaatttttttctatttatatatatatatatatattttttttttttattattttttttattgcatttctgcATGTTTATTACATCTGAATTTATAATTTACCCCTTTGTATCACTTCGCAAATTTTCTATGGAGCTTAGCGATCGCAGAGccattttttaagtgtttttaattctttttatatatttttttaatatttttaattgtttttaataattttttttgtattttatttctgtttgttttttatatatattttccgtttttgttttttatatatattttccgtttttgttttttatatatatttgtttcttatttatatatatatatatttttttttattttattattttttttttttttgtattaatttatttttatttctgtttgtgttttatatatatttttcgttgttgttttttttatatataaagggtttttcaattagcgcgggtcgattttggcgccctgtggcagccattttgttttggtgacatctgtcaaatcttttgtttattattcagttgtttatgcgaaatcatcatggcaagttacacgattgaacagcacgttcaaatgataaaactttattatcaaaatgagtgttcattaacgcaaacgttgcgcgcattgcgcccatttttcggtagacgtggtggcccttccaatttcttatggcccatattgaaccatatagacctagacgacatgtggttccagcaggacggcgctacgtgccacacagcaaacgccattttattccatttcaacatcttcccgcccttattgaaaacccctatatttgtttttttatctatgtatattttttttatttatatatacatatatatattgttttgttttttatttttttgttgtttattttatttaattttttttttttttgttttgttttttatttatttatttattttttttttgtttttgcaatttgtatttgtaatttacTCTTTACgtcactttcaaattttttacgaGACTAAGGTTGGCGCTTAATGATCGCAGGTCGAtccaaacttgttttttttctatagaTATTCTTAACGGCTCTTGCTTTGTGTTTCGGGTCAGTGGCTTGCAAAAATGTCCACTTCCTTGGCAGATATTCAAATAGATGAAATCTGTTAATTTGTAGATcgttccccccccccccccccccccccccccccccccctatatttgttcttgtttttacttcttctttttctatttattttgttttttatttgctagtttttggttttcttttttccttttctattatatattttttctgttttttttccttttctgttATAATGCTTTGGGGttttctgttcttttttttctatatacattttgttccattttttttgtttttttctttttcctattttttctgatttttttctctttcttttttgctttttttttcttttttgtttttttgttttttcttttttttgttgtttgctttttttgtcttttttttcttgttttattttttttgtctgttcTTTCGCAAACGTCActcgttttttatatatttagtttttgcaTCAATTGTTCCATTTTGGTATTACCAGAAAAAGAGTTGtgatttttgctgttgttgttgtttttattgtaactgCATAAAACCAAGGCGTATCCATAGAAGGTGGTGTGATTAGAATGCCAGTAAAACGGAATGACgggaagttgttgttgtttgtgaaTGCGTGACAAACGAATTTTATCTGTTTGTCATTCTGCTATTCGCTTTCCTTTGACAAGccttatttgaaaaatgttgttgttgctcgaaTGACACCACCTTGAATAGATTAGCCTTAGTTTGTACTTTCGCAAACTTCATTACTTTCgtctgtattttctttttttttttgctgcagtCATTATTCCGTTCGGCTATTACGCGCAAGGAGTTGTGATTTTTTGCTATTGCTGTTTTTGTTCTTATTGTAATAGCTTAAAACATTATCCACACATATTTGCCTGTATTTTTTTCTGATGAAGTGATAGCCTTTCACGGTACAAAGCCTCCGTATCGTTCCGACTATATGGAACTTACTGGCGATTGACTTAATTGTGGCGTATTCCACAAAGCTTAGTAGAACCCTTCAAACCCTATTCTGTGAtgtttcaaaaatacttttccTTGCTGATTTGAATGAACCTGCCtggatatattaaaattaaattcagtcATTTCTGATcacaaaattcttgaaattttcttaacatttttgaaaaagaaaagtgttttCCATATCCCATTTTTTcgctcccacgacagtcggttccacGTGTATTTATATCCGAACACGGACTGTCGCTTCAGcaacattctccatacatgtatggggaatgtttgagctacaacaacaacaacatcccaTTTCTTTACAAAATCTTAATTACTTTAGGCTTAGTATGAAGAACTGCACATTGAAATCGTGAAACGCAAATCTTAAGTAGTActtcaaatttgaaaatgctatgaaagtaaaaatgttcttttttctttttttattttatttttttttgttttttttttaattgtttttttagtttggcTTCATAAAGAACTAAACCAAAACATTCAAACACATTTTATGTTAACTAAGTttatattaaaagcaaaaatatcaaaaataatatccaATTAATACTTCCACTTCCTATGCTGCTGTTTATTTTTCCATAGCTGTATTCAATGCATGTATGCCACTTCACGTGTGAGTCCTACCCTACGCTCGCAACTCAAATAAAGCCTCCTTCACCGCAAAAATTCACATTATAAAACTATTCACGAAAAGCTAACGCTTCTACTCAATGCTGAGTTTAAGTTTGTGTTTTGTTTGTCACTTGAATTTAATAGATTTGCATAGACACTGATTTCGGacgttattttaataaatttttttgttctgttttttgtGTTCTGTTATCGAAGATTAATTTTCACGTCGTGTTTTAGTGAAACAATTCTAATGCTGAAATGTGCATTACTTAGCTTATATTGGACAACGCTATGTTGATAATGTGTTACACATACAagttaatatatacataaatatatatatatatgtttagattcgtttatgatttattgctatattatttatatgtattgtatgtttATTGAAGTCAtatcattaaaatgaaaattgattAGTTGTAGTGCGTTAAGCAGTTGAAGAGTGATCGACGACAGTTGGCGATCGCTTTGAGTGTTTGAATGGAAAtgttaaaaagtgaaaaaagagaGCGAACACACGCGTGAGCgaacgagagagagagagagcgaaaATTGTTAAAcgctattttatttaagtttctgCCTGTACGTAAATGTATAtagactaaaacaaaaaaaaaaaagaaaatatattgttaTGGCTCCTTTAAATGGCTAAATTTGTGCGTTATAATACACAAtacttcaatatttcaaaatgctTCTATTAGTAGTTGGATtctaaaatttgcaattttagcACTCATCGACTGAGGTGcaggtaatttttcaaaaacatgctaaaaattgtttaaataaatactttggtTAAAATCCAGTATTTTATCAACACCATTCACATAGTGAAGAAAGTGCGAGTCGCTAACAGAGAACGCCTGAAAAGGAGAAGCTGAAACGTccattcccacgacagtcggttctaagtaaccggaacgacccggatttatattcggccaagcgctgtcacttcagcagcattcccagtaCTTGTGTGGAAAATCTTTAAGCTTCTCAAATTTAACACCAAGGCGAGTATAAGGAAAAGACATCTCGGCCGTATggaaggcacatacgctcaactCAACCCAACTCCATTTAAGGTATacagccgttgaaaaatacttaagaacgataCCCAGTGCTCTCCATTTGAGACTTTTTGTTAGTTTCTGGTGCGTAATAATGAATGgtaggtttcatcaacggtgacaactcgtcGCAACAATTCCTTCGAATCTCGCTtgaattgctccaaacactgctgcGAAGCTAACAGCCGCATCCACTAGTTGTCCGCTGTGAGCTATCGCGGCACCCAttgggccgacaattttttcatcgccaacttattgtgtaaaatattaattaccgTTCCcgtcgacacacctatgaccTCTGTTACTTCACGCACTTCCGTTCGTTGATCAGCGAAAATCATGTCATGGACTTGATTCCTGaatcctcatcaaaaacggatgttcacccacgtttaaattcattgaaccaatatctaactgtggtcatagatggcgaagcgtctcCATAGCaagcatccaaaaacaaaaaaggaattaCCGCTCTTTTcgatcttagcgaaaatcacgaaacacatcttactcgaatagctgccaaatccaaactaccaatcaatcagtctgaaatttgctttgccgtcgtttgatagatggcagatcacgatgctaacaccagcttccctcaggaacgccctctgtcatcaaacacgggtacttattgaaccgccctcgtatatTGTATGAAAATCCTTTTTGCTTAATTACTGCTGCACACCATCTTTGCATTGACATTAAACCCCTACAACGTTCAGCAGGGATAGATTCCACTGCTGCCTTGGTCTTTTCGAATAACTGACCCGCATTTGTAATATTCTGCGTACTGAGTGCATTTTTTGCATCCTTCCAAAGATGTTTTATTCGATTGGATTTAGATTCTATTGAATTTAAGTCGGCACTCGAAAATGAC
Coding sequences within:
- the LOC129235881 gene encoding WD repeat-containing protein 20 isoform X1 — protein: MAAQLDPNVKDDLKTQFVTREGTYRLLTLSEYSRPNRVGYTSNQSSPQVRVSIVSLPNNTACQNVASGNGSSGSNTASGPGNGNANNSTTNNTKGSGDGSTNGSNASGSGSLVNGQQQLAYSVPVAMDARLGAGISMHTMINGGSDGQNGLASQIYGGDRICFNFGRELYVYAFRGVKKGAEMTKPIDKKFYKGTNPSCHDFNATSATPTGAPLLVGFTTGQIQLVSPQLGPRELRKLYNEERLIDKTKVTCLKWLPNSPNLFLASHASGNLYLYNEDLPCTPTAPNYQPFKMGDGYTILTCKSKSTRNPLYKWIFNTENCCINEFCFSPCGSNLAIVSQDGFLRVFHYDTMELLGIARSYFGGFLCVCWSPDGKYIVVGGEDDLVTVWSLHERRVVARGQGHRSWVSVVAFDPYTTSYTNWDGGDFSDDENQMNEYGVGREARFSADSTGNGFDFPIGASGVAHDKNSTPNHSRQRPHSASFRSDASSSAALAPDKLAISYRLGSVSQDTQICLWDITEDVLRHPLSLRQRVNSVNLNDTSYMNGGIDADGIKVIRPIAIGNISGTFPPSQHASSPTKETVGPENNSNSSSSKFSTANCTISSQSSNANTPPDEAGPAGAGANANSNSSKANNSNKANATGNSIKFANCISATKSDSIEGNTKGSASTFSTSGYNSKNSNSSTKSSDSSVSAFNSLTQRLSNFSFLSNSEKKTTSISGSFDASQIAATHRTHRKGMSLLKSNNQTNSNHNHQPYGAASSSTSTGGATDLCSSGGGGAIVGNSSSTTAHSFGSLKLGKSTTHSHSSSLSAASNAVVTSYDPMKLIGTPSCPRFDECPLLEPLICKKIAHERLSALIFREDCFLTACQDGFVYTWARPGYATQNIPQHLSPSQAAPPGGTVI
- the LOC129235881 gene encoding WD repeat-containing protein 20 isoform X2, with the translated sequence MAAQLDPNVKDDLKTQFVTREGTYRLLTLSEYSRPNRVGYTSNQSSPQVRVSIVSLPNNTACQNVASGNGSSGSNTASGPGNGNANNSTTNNTKGSGDGSTNGSNASGSGSLVNGQQQLAYSVPVAMDARLGAGISMHTMINGGSDGQNGLASQIYGGDRICFNFGRELYVYAFRGVKKGAEMTKPIDKKFYKGTNPSCHDFNATSATPTGAPLLVGFTTGQIQLVSPQLGPRELRKLYNEERLIDKTKVTCLKWLPNSPNLFLASHASGNLYLYNEDLPCTPTAPNYQPFKMGDGYTILTCKSKSTRNPLYKWIFNTENCCINEFCFSPCGSNLAIVSQDGFLRVFHYDTMELLGIARSYFGGFLCVCWSPDGKYIVVGGEDDLVTVWSLHERRVVARGQGHRSWVSVVAFDPYTTSYTNWDGGDFSDDENQMNEYGVGREARFSADSTGNGFDFPIGASGVAHDKNSTPNHSRQRPHSASFRSDASSSAALAPDKLAISYRLGSVSQDTQICLWDITEDVLRHPLSLRQRVNSVNLNDTSYMNGGIDADGIKVIRPIAIGNISGTFPPSQHASSPTKETVGPENNSNSSSSKFSTANCTISSQSSNANTPPDEAGPAGAGANANSNSSKANNSNKANATGNTKGSASTFSTSGYNSKNSNSSTKSSDSSVSAFNSLTQRLSNFSFLSNSEKKTTSISGSFDASQIAATHRTHRKGMSLLKSNNQTNSNHNHQPYGAASSSTSTGGATDLCSSGGGGAIVGNSSSTTAHSFGSLKLGKSTTHSHSSSLSAASNAVVTSYDPMKLIGTPSCPRFDECPLLEPLICKKIAHERLSALIFREDCFLTACQDGFVYTWARPGYATQNIPQHLSPSQAAPPGGTVI